A single genomic interval of Pyrobaculum arsenaticum DSM 13514 harbors:
- a CDS encoding TATA-box-binding protein: MSTTGPTYRIENIVATVNLQVELDLEMLAERLAMAEYNPDQFPGLILRLTKPRISALIFRTGKMVATGAKNEEDLKNAVRALVKLLKDHGADVPFDPEVQVQNIVASGNLHAEVDLEQAVLMLENAMYEPEQFPGLIYRMTNPRVVILIFGSGKIVCTGAKSERDVATAVQKLYNQLKELGVLYVEEGAEEEESEEELEEL; this comes from the coding sequence ATGTCTACCACAGGGCCGACGTATCGTATTGAGAACATCGTAGCCACGGTCAACTTGCAGGTTGAACTTGACTTAGAAATGCTGGCCGAGAGGCTGGCGATGGCCGAGTACAACCCCGACCAGTTCCCCGGCCTCATCCTCCGCCTCACGAAGCCCAGGATTTCTGCCCTTATTTTTAGGACGGGCAAGATGGTGGCCACGGGGGCGAAGAACGAGGAGGATCTCAAAAACGCGGTGCGGGCGCTGGTCAAATTGCTCAAGGACCATGGGGCGGATGTGCCCTTTGACCCGGAGGTCCAAGTCCAAAACATCGTTGCTTCGGGGAACCTCCATGCCGAGGTCGACCTAGAGCAGGCAGTGCTGATGTTAGAGAACGCTATGTACGAGCCGGAGCAATTTCCCGGATTGATATACCGTATGACGAACCCCAGGGTCGTGATTCTAATATTCGGCTCTGGGAAGATCGTCTGTACCGGGGCCAAGAGCGAGCGGGACGTGGCCACGGCGGTGCAGAAGCTCTACAACCAGCTAAAAGAACTTGGTGTGCTCTACGTGGAGGAGGGGGCGGAGGAAGAGGAGTCAGAAGAGGAGCTCGAAGAGTTGTGA
- a CDS encoding Holliday junction DNA helicase — MSVKRKGSAKERELANFFWERGCAVLRGCSSGGGVRRRYVPDIVAVCRGRVLVFEVKYRAKYAPIRLEPEKAEKLTLFAKRAGGEAYLLVKYGREPWKVLPLADRVGREEYEKGVELKAFVEALFSERMDQYF, encoded by the coding sequence ATGAGTGTGAAGCGCAAGGGCTCGGCGAAGGAGAGGGAGCTGGCTAACTTCTTCTGGGAGAGGGGGTGTGCCGTTCTGCGGGGTTGCTCCTCGGGGGGTGGGGTTAGGAGGCGCTACGTGCCGGATATTGTGGCGGTGTGCCGGGGGAGGGTTTTAGTCTTCGAAGTGAAGTACAGAGCGAAGTATGCCCCGATAAGGCTGGAGCCAGAAAAGGCGGAAAAGCTGACGCTTTTCGCAAAGAGGGCGGGAGGCGAGGCGTACCTTCTGGTCAAGTACGGGAGGGAGCCGTGGAAGGTCCTCCCCCTTGCGGACAGGGTAGGAAGGGAGGAGTACGAGAAGGGCGTCGAGCTGAAGGCCTTTGTGGAGGCGCTGTTCTCAGAGAGGATGGATCAGTATTTTTAA
- a CDS encoding metal-dependent hydrolase: MQIRWYGHAAFMVETGGAKLLIDPWITNPLSPASPQEVINAKPTHILITHDHFDHLGESVDIAKATGAPIVGSFELMLEVAEKGIPEAQTMPMNIGGTIKLGDGVEVYMTPALHTANRGAPSGFVVATPEGTVYHAGDTALFRDMELIGELYDIDVALLPIGSVYTMGPREAAIAVQLLRPRRVVPMHYNTFPLIRQDPEDFKARVEAVSRAKVFVMKPGDVLKL, translated from the coding sequence ATGCAGATTAGGTGGTATGGGCACGCGGCTTTTATGGTGGAGACGGGTGGCGCCAAACTACTCATCGACCCGTGGATTACAAACCCGCTCTCCCCTGCTTCGCCGCAGGAGGTTATAAACGCCAAGCCGACGCATATCTTGATCACCCACGACCACTTCGACCACTTGGGGGAGTCTGTCGACATAGCCAAGGCCACAGGTGCCCCCATCGTCGGTAGTTTCGAGCTAATGCTGGAAGTGGCGGAAAAGGGGATCCCCGAGGCGCAGACTATGCCCATGAACATCGGAGGGACAATTAAGCTAGGTGACGGCGTGGAGGTGTACATGACGCCGGCTCTCCACACGGCGAATAGGGGGGCGCCCTCAGGCTTCGTCGTAGCGACGCCGGAGGGGACGGTGTACCACGCCGGCGACACGGCCTTGTTCAGAGATATGGAGCTAATCGGCGAGCTCTACGACATAGACGTGGCACTCCTGCCCATTGGTAGCGTCTACACCATGGGCCCCCGTGAGGCGGCAATAGCGGTGCAACTCCTGAGGCCGAGGAGGGTGGTGCCGATGCACTACAACACGTTTCCCCTGATCAGGCAGGACCCCGAGGACTTCAAGGCCAGGGTAGAGGCTGTGTCTAGGGCAAAGGTTTTCGTAATGAAGCCCGGCGACGTCCTTAAACTCTAA
- a CDS encoding digeranylgeranylglycerophospholipid reductase, whose protein sequence is MSERFDVVVAGAGTAGAYAAYLLAKAGFRVALLESKSGDQIGVKTCGDGLGLHHVERMSKNLTPNPKVFQNKIEGVELFSPDERTRLVVRGEGYVLDRFAWGKWLVEEAVRAGASLFEGYTATGPIVENGAVVGVKAVDRKTGSAKEFLAKVVADATGSAAVVRTKLAGWLISEPLHPEDVSHAYREIVYVEEPVENPQYIKIYLDQTVSPGGYWWIFPRSATMLNVGLGIWGILKQNPRTSYEKAILPRFKVRGKYHIGGGFIPTRRPLKSLVGNGIVALGDAAAAVNPIHGGGIGQALLTAELSSRVIAKAFERGDFSESALWEYNVLYMREWGYRQAQLDVLRLMLQTLDNDDLNFGLSRRILTEDEIYHLAAKGTNLSLLDKFRVMMQFLGRPALLKKLSTSIQYAKEIGDLYLAYPESREGLERWYAEVVKKYNEFREKIGLGPLPTA, encoded by the coding sequence ATGTCTGAGCGTTTCGATGTAGTGGTGGCGGGCGCTGGCACAGCTGGCGCCTACGCCGCCTATCTCCTGGCCAAGGCCGGCTTCAGGGTGGCCCTCCTGGAGTCTAAGAGCGGGGATCAAATTGGGGTTAAGACCTGCGGCGACGGGCTCGGCCTCCATCATGTGGAGAGGATGTCTAAAAACCTCACGCCGAACCCCAAGGTCTTCCAGAACAAGATCGAGGGAGTAGAGCTTTTTAGCCCCGACGAGAGGACTCGGCTTGTCGTCAGGGGCGAGGGCTACGTGCTGGACCGCTTCGCCTGGGGGAAGTGGCTAGTCGAGGAGGCGGTTAGGGCCGGGGCGTCGCTTTTTGAGGGCTACACCGCCACCGGCCCCATTGTGGAAAACGGCGCTGTTGTGGGGGTTAAGGCAGTGGATAGGAAGACCGGCTCAGCAAAGGAGTTCTTGGCCAAGGTAGTCGCGGACGCCACGGGCTCCGCCGCTGTGGTGAGGACAAAGCTCGCGGGGTGGCTCATCTCGGAGCCCCTCCACCCCGAAGACGTATCGCACGCGTACCGCGAGATTGTTTACGTTGAGGAGCCTGTCGAAAACCCGCAGTACATTAAGATATACCTAGATCAGACGGTGTCGCCGGGCGGGTACTGGTGGATTTTCCCGAGGAGCGCCACGATGCTGAACGTGGGTCTGGGAATCTGGGGCATCTTGAAGCAGAACCCGAGGACGAGCTACGAGAAGGCGATCCTCCCCAGGTTTAAGGTTAGGGGGAAGTACCACATAGGCGGGGGCTTCATCCCGACGCGGCGCCCCTTGAAATCCCTTGTGGGCAACGGAATTGTGGCACTGGGCGACGCCGCGGCGGCAGTGAACCCCATCCACGGCGGGGGGATTGGCCAAGCCCTCCTCACCGCTGAGCTCTCGTCTAGGGTTATTGCGAAGGCCTTTGAGCGGGGGGACTTCTCCGAGTCCGCCCTGTGGGAGTACAACGTGTTGTACATGAGGGAGTGGGGGTACAGGCAGGCCCAGCTGGACGTGCTTAGGCTTATGCTCCAGACGCTGGACAACGACGACCTGAACTTCGGCCTGTCGCGGAGAATCCTTACAGAAGACGAGATCTACCACCTCGCCGCGAAGGGGACAAATCTCTCGCTCCTCGATAAGTTTAGGGTAATGATGCAGTTCCTGGGGCGGCCGGCGCTTTTGAAGAAGCTGAGCACCTCTATCCAATACGCCAAGGAGATCGGCGACCTCTACCTTGCCTATCCGGAAAGCCGGGAAGGCCTCGAGAGGTGGTATGCCGAAGTGGTGAAGAAGTACAACGAGTTCCGCGAGAAGATAGGCCTCGGCCCGCTACCAACTGCGTAA